CACGCCGTACGACGCCTCGCGCGGCGCTGCCCCCGCGCCCACGTCGTGGTGTGCGACGACGTGCTCACCACCGGCGCCACGCTGCGTGAGGCACAGCGCGCGCTGGAGGCCGCCGGGGTGCCCGTGCAGGCCGCGGCGGCCGTCGCCGCGACCCGGCGCCGGAACCCCGCCAGATGAAGGGTCTGAACTTCGGGCCAAGCCTTTCGCCGTCACCACCGACGGACTAACGTCTGGTCATGGAGTCCGCCCGGGTCCGTGGTTGCGTCGCCCAGGCCGGGCGCGAGCCCAGCCGGGTGCGGCAAGCCGATGCCAGTCGCAGGCGAAACGGTCCACGTAAGCCGGCCCCCGGGCCGGTGATCACGGTGCGGCTTAGTCGTCAGTCCTGCCTCGGCCCGGACGTCAGATACGTCCGGCCCCGGGAGAGGGCCGGTAGTGGCAACAAGCTGCGGAAGCCCCAGCAGGCGGGTGTGGGGACGAAGACCAGGTCGGCCGGGCGGACTCCGCCATTTCGCGCTCGCTTCGCTCGCGCATGTCGCGCCGCCTGCCAGCGCCGTTTCTTCCTCCCCCGCTCGCTCGTTCCTCGCTCGCTCCTCCGTGCAGGAACGGCGGGCGGCGCGACGATGGCGCCCTGGCGCTCGCTTCGCTCGCGCGCCGGGCGTCGCCCCTTGAGTTCGTGCTGGTCGAGCAACGGGCCAGCACACCGGCTTCCTGCCTGGGCGGCAGGAGTACCCATCACGCCGAAATCCCCTTGGAGGTAACTGATGGATGTTGTGGTCACCGGACGGCACTGCGAGATCTCGGACAGGTTCCGGGAGCATGCCGCGGAGAAGCTCACCAAGCTGGAGAAGCACGATCACCGGATCATCCGGGTCCATGTGGAGGTGGACTGCGAACCCAACCCCCGCCAGCACGACCAGGCGGTGCACGTCGAGCTCACGGCCTTCTCCAAGGGGCCGGTGATCCGGGCCGAGGCCGCCGCTGACGACAAGATGGGTGCGCTCGACCTCGCGCTCGACAAGATGGCCGCGCAGATGCGCAAGGCCGCCGACCGCCGGCGGGTCCACCGCGGCCGTCGTACGCCGGTCTCGGTCGGCAAGGCGCTCTCCGACGTCCCGACCACCGTGGTCGAGGAGGACAGCGACGAGGTCGCGATCGACCGGCAGGTCGGTCCGATCACGGTCACCGGCGACGGGCCGCTCGTGGTCCGCGAGAAGACCCACCCGGCGAGCCCGATGACTCTCGACCAGGCGCTCTACGAGATGGAGCTGGTGGGCCACGACTTCTACCTGTACGTCGACAAGGAGAGCGAGCGTCCGGCCGTCGTCTACCGCCGCCGCGGCTACGACTACGGCGTCATCTCGCTCGACATCGGGAGCGTGCAGGACTGATCTCCCCAGCATCGTGCAGCGCTCGAAACCGGACTGGACCGGCACTCACTCGGGAGGTCGTGTCATGATGCCGCCGTGGCGGATGGTACTTCGCCGGCCGCAGCACCGGGACAGCCCGTGAGCGAGCCGGTACGTGTGGTGGTGGTCGACGACCAGGAGCTGTTCCGGCGTGGGCTGACCATGCTCCTGGGCATCGAGGACGGCATCGAGGTCGTCGGCGAGGCCAGCAACGGCATCGACGGCGTCAGCCTCGTGGTCAGCAGCGTGCCCGACGTGGTGCTGCTGGACGTCCGGATGCCCAAGCAGTCCGGGATCGAGGCGTGCGTCGCGATCAAGGAGGCGGTCCCGATGACGAAGATCATCATGCTGACCGTCTCCGACGACGAGGCCGACCTCTACGAGGCGGTCAAGAGCGGTGCCTCGGGCTACCTCCTCAAGGACTCCTCCATCGAGGAGGTGGCCCAGGGCATCCGCGTCGTCGCCGACGGCCAGTCGCTGATCAGCCCGTCGATGGCGGCCAAGCTGATCGACGAGTTCAAGACGATGTCGAAGCCCGACCGCACCGCCGGCCCGGCCCTCAAGCTCACCGAGCGGGAGCTGGAGGTGCTCCGGTTCGTCGCCCGCGGCCTGAGCAACCGCGACGTCGCCGCACAGCTCGCGATCAGCGAGAACACCGTCAAGAACCACGTCCGCAACATCCTCGAGAAGCTCCAGCTGCACTCGCGGATGGAGGCGGTCATGTACGCCGTGCGCGCCAAGCTGGTCGAGCTGGAGTAGTCGGGGCACTGCTCGCGCGCGCTGCACGGATCCCCGGAAGTCCCTGACCGGTGTGACCCCAGGGACAGGTGGGACGGCGGCGGCTGTCGGCGGCGGCTCCTAGGGTGGGCCCGTGCCCACCACGCAGTCGCTGTCGCTCGCCCAGGCCCGCCGCATCGCACTGGCCGCGCAGGGCTTCCTCGACCCGGCCCACAGCGCCCCGACGCTGCGCACCTTCGACCGCACCCTGGCCCGCACCGGGGTGCTGCAGGTCGACAGCGTCAACGTCCTGCAGCGCGCCCACTTCATGCCGCTCTACTCCCGGATGGGGCCCTACGACGTCCAGCTGCTGCAGCGGGCGGCGAGCGGGCGCAACCGGCGCGTCGTCGAGTACTGGGCTCACGTGCAGGCCTTCATGCCGGTCGAGCTGTGGCCGGCGATGCGGCACCGGATGGACGACTACCGGGCACGGCGCGGCAAGTGGTTCACCGTCGAGGAGGGCGACCAGCTCGAGGCGGCGCTGCTCGCCGAGATCACCGACCGCGGCGCCAGCACCGCGCGCGAGCTCGACGACGGACTGCCGCGCACGAAGGACCACTGGGGCTGGAACTGGTCGCGCACCCGCCGGATGCTCGACTACCTCTACATGACCGGGGAGCTGGCCATCGCGGGCCGCAACAGCCAGTTCGAGATCCGCTACGACCTGCCCGAGCGGGTCCTGCCGGCAGCGGTCCTGGACGCGCCGGCGATGACCGCGGCCGAGGCCCACGTCGAGCTCGTACGACGAGCGGCCCGGTCCCACGGCGTGGCCTCGGCCAACTGCCTGGCCGACTACTACCGGATCCGGGTCGGGGAGGCCCGGGCCGCGGTCGACGAGCTCGTCGCGGCCGGCGAGCTGGAGCCGGTCGAGGTGCAGGGCTGGAAGCGTCCGGCCTACCTGCACACCGAGGCGCGGCTCCCGCGCCGCATCGGCGCCCGGTCGCTGCTCAGCCCGTTCGACCCGGTGGTGTGGGAGCGCGACCGCGCCGAGGCGCTGTTCGACTTCTTCTACCGCATCGAGATCTACGTCCCCGCCGAGCAGCGGGTGCACGGCTACTACGTGCTGCCGTTCCTGCTCGGCGACCGGATCGTCGGCCGGGTCGACCTCAAGGCAGACCGGGTCTCCGGACGGCTGCTGGTGCAGTCGGCGTGGTCGGAGCCGCACGCCCCCGCCGAGACCGCGGGCGAGCTCGCCGCCGAGCTCGAGCGGCTGGCCGGTTGGCTCGGCCTCTCCGAGGTGGTGGTCGCGCCCAAGGGCGACCTCGCCCCGGCCCTCATCGCCGAGGTCAGCGCACCCGCAGCCTCCTGAGCAGCCTGAGCTGGGCGTTGCCGAGCCCCACGAACCTCTCCACCGCCATGCCGGCGGGCGGGCCGAGGGGGACCAGGCGCTGGGTGGCGACGGTCTGCGACTCGGTGTACTTGCGCATGCCCTCCGCGCCGTGGCGCCGACCCAGGCCGCTGTCGCCCATGCCGCCCATCCCGGCCTCGATCGATCCGGCCGCGGCGGCTGCGCCGTCGTTGACGTTGACCGAGCCGGCCCGGATGCGCTGAGCGAGTGCCTCCGCACGGGCGGCGTCGCGTGACCAGATGCTCGCGGAGAGGCCGTAGCGGCCCTCGTTGGCCTTCTCGATCGCGTCGAGGTCGGTGGCGACGCGGTAGAGCGAGATCACCGGGCCGAAGGTCTCCTCGAGGCAGACCGGCATGTCGGCGGTGACGCCCTCGAGCACGGTCGGCTCGTGGACCAGCGGGCCGAGGTCGGGCCGCGCCCGGCCTCCGGTCAGCACCCGAGCGCCCGACGCCACGGCGGAGGCAACGTGGGAGGTGACCGCCTCGAGCTGGGCCGGGGAGGCCAGGGAGCCGACGTCGACGGTGTAGTCGTAGGCCTGCCCGAGGGTGAGCGCCTCGGTCGCGGCCACGAGCGCCGACCGGAAGGCGTCGTAGACGTCCTCGTGGACGATCACCCGCTCGATGTGGATGCACATCTGGCCGGTGTTCGCGAAGGCCGCCGCCACGCAGCCGGCCGCGGCCTTCCCGACGTCGGCGTCGGCGAGCACGACCAGCGGGTTCTTGCCACCGAGCTCGAGCGAGGCCGAGATCAGCATCTCGCCGGCACGACGACCGACGTGGCGGCCGGTGGCGGTCGAGCCGGTGAAGCAGATGTGGTCGACACCGGTGCCCGGGGAGTCCGGCGAGCCGATGAGGGCGTCGCCGACGACCGCGCCCGGGCCGACGACGACGTGCCAGACGTCGCGGGGCAGGCCCGCCTCGGCGAGCAGGGCGCGGGTCCACAGCAGGGTGAGCGGGGTCTGCGAGTCCGCCTTGCTGACCACGCCGTTGCCGGCGAGCAGCGCGGGCAGCACGTCGCCGACGGCGAGGTAGAGCGGGTAGTTCCAGGGCGAGATCATCCCGATCACCCCCTTCGGCACCCGCACCTCGCGGACCCGGGTCAGGCCCGGCATCGCGCCGCGGACCTTGTTGTCGACCAGGTAACGGCGGCCGTGGCGGGCGTAGTGGCGGGCGATGGTGGCGACCTGCAGGATCTCCTGCCAGGCACTGAAGCGGGACTTGCCCATCTCCCACTGGATCAGGTCGATCACCTCGTCCTGCCGTTCGACCAGCAGGTCGTGGAAGCGCAGCACGATCCCGGCACGGGTGCTCCACGGCAGCAGCGCCCAGCGGTGCTGGGCGTCGAGAGCGCTCGCGACGGCGTCGGCGACGTCGACGGCGCTGGAGACCGGCACGGCGGCCGTCGGCTGCCCGTCGTACGGCGCGACCGCGGTGCTGGTGGCGGTCGAGGCCGCGTCGCGCGACACCCACCGGTTCCACGCGGAGATCCGCTCGTCGGTGACCCAGCCGGGACGGGCGGTGCTGGTGGGGGCAGCAGTGGTGGTGCTCACGAGTAGAGCCTCTCCAGGACGTCGGCGTACTTGGCGTGGACGACGCGGCGCTTGAGCTTGAGGGTCGGGGTGAGCTCCTCGGACTCGGCGGTCCACTCGACCGGGAGCAGCTCCCAGGCCTTGACCTGCTCGGGGCGGGAAAGTCGGTCGTTGGCGGCGTCGACGGCCTGCTGGGCGACCGCGAGGATCGCGGGGTGCTGGGCCAGCTCGGCGAGCGAGGTGCCGGCCGGGATGCCGAGCTGGGCGCCGACCAGAGGCGCGATCTCGGCGTCGAGGGTGAGCACCGCGACGACGTACGGCCTGCCCTCGCCGAAGACCAGCGCGTGGCCGACGATCGGGCTCTCCTTGAGGTAGTTCTCGATGTTGGAGGGCGCGATGTTCTTGCCGGAGGAGGTGATGATCATCTCCTTCTTCCGGTCGACGACCTTGAGGAAGCCGTCGGCGTCGATCTCGCCGATGTCGCCGGTGTGCACCCAGCCGTCGGCGTCGATGAGGGCGGCGGTCGCCTCGGGCTGCTTGTAGTAGCCCTTCGAGGCGACCGGGCCGCGGGCCAGGATCTCCCCGTCCTCGGCGAGGGTGATCTCGATGCCGGGCAGGGCGCGGCCGACGGTCCCGAGCCGGAACTGGTCGGGTCCGCAGGACGTGACCGCGGCGCAGGTCTCGGTCATGCCGTAGACGTCGTAGATGCGCATCCCGAGACCGGCGAAGAACCTGGCCACCTCCAGCGGCATCGGGGCGGCGGCGGACGCCGCCCACTCGCAGCGGTCGAGACCGAGCAGGGCGCGCAGGAAGGCGAGCAGGCCTTCGTCGGCGGCGCGGAACCGGGCCTCGAGCTCGGGAGAGACGCTGCTACCCGACTGGAGCGCCTCGACGTGCTCCAGGCCGATGGCGAGCGCGGCCTCGACCTGTGCCTTCTTCTCGGGGTCGGTCTCGGCGGCGAGCTTGGCGGAGATGCCCGTCCTGATCTTCTCCCAGACCCGCGGGACGCCGAAGAAGCGCGTCGGGTGCACCTCGCCGAGGGCGCCGAGCAGCAGCGCGGGGTCGGCGATCAGGTGGATGTGGGCGCCCATGACCTGCGGGATGTACATGCCGAGCGTGCGCTCGGCGATGTGGGCGAACGGCAGGTAGGAGATGAACTCGTTGCGCTGGGTCGGCGAGGCGACGCGCAGCGAGCAGACGCACTCGTAGAGCACCGCGTGGTGGGTGAGCACGACACCCTTCGGGTTCCCGGTGGTGCCCGACGTGTAGAGGATGGTCAGCGGGTCGTCGGGGGAGATGCCTGCGGTGCGCTCGGCGAGCTCGGTCGCGTGGTCGGCACGCCAGGCGGCGCCCGAGGCGAGGAAGGCGTCCCAGGTCACGAAGCGGCCGTCGTCCTCGGGAGGCGCCGCGTCGATCACCACGACGGTGCGGATCGAGGTGGACTCGGCGAGCGCTCGCTCCCACCGGGCGAGGTGGTCGGCGCTCTCCAGCACGACGAGGGTGGGCTCGGCGTGCCCGGCGACGTAGGCCACCTGGTCGGGGGAGAGGGTGTTGTAGACCGACATCGACACCCCGGCGGCGTGCACGACGCCGACGTCGGCGACGACGTGCTCGATCCGGTTGCTCGCCATCAGCGCGACCCGGTCGCCCGCGGCGACGCCCGCCGCCATCAGCGCGCCGGCCACGTCGAGCGCCTGCTCGCGCAGCCCGGTCCAGCCGACCGTGCGCCACCCCGGTGCGTAGCCCGCGGACAGGTCGATCCCGACCTTGTCGGAGTACGCCGCCCGGTCGCCCTCGGCCTCCACGGTGCGGGCCAGGGCCGCGGGCAGGGTGAGGCCGGCGATCTCCTGCTCGATCTCGGCGCGGATCGTCAGGGTGTCGGTGCTCATCGTGGTTCCTCTCGGTTGGGCGGACGGGACTACTGCTGGGGGACCTCGGCGGAGCCGCGGCCCTGGGTGCCCTTCGGCGGGTCGGTGCAACGCACGTCGGTGC
This genomic interval from Nocardioides kongjuensis contains the following:
- a CDS encoding response regulator; its protein translation is MSEPVRVVVVDDQELFRRGLTMLLGIEDGIEVVGEASNGIDGVSLVVSSVPDVVLLDVRMPKQSGIEACVAIKEAVPMTKIIMLTVSDDEADLYEAVKSGASGYLLKDSSIEEVAQGIRVVADGQSLISPSMAAKLIDEFKTMSKPDRTAGPALKLTERELEVLRFVARGLSNRDVAAQLAISENTVKNHVRNILEKLQLHSRMEAVMYAVRAKLVELE
- the hpf gene encoding ribosome hibernation-promoting factor, HPF/YfiA family; amino-acid sequence: MDVVVTGRHCEISDRFREHAAEKLTKLEKHDHRIIRVHVEVDCEPNPRQHDQAVHVELTAFSKGPVIRAEAAADDKMGALDLALDKMAAQMRKAADRRRVHRGRRTPVSVGKALSDVPTTVVEEDSDEVAIDRQVGPITVTGDGPLVVREKTHPASPMTLDQALYEMELVGHDFYLYVDKESERPAVVYRRRGYDYGVISLDIGSVQD
- a CDS encoding succinic semialdehyde dehydrogenase → MSTTTAAPTSTARPGWVTDERISAWNRWVSRDAASTATSTAVAPYDGQPTAAVPVSSAVDVADAVASALDAQHRWALLPWSTRAGIVLRFHDLLVERQDEVIDLIQWEMGKSRFSAWQEILQVATIARHYARHGRRYLVDNKVRGAMPGLTRVREVRVPKGVIGMISPWNYPLYLAVGDVLPALLAGNGVVSKADSQTPLTLLWTRALLAEAGLPRDVWHVVVGPGAVVGDALIGSPDSPGTGVDHICFTGSTATGRHVGRRAGEMLISASLELGGKNPLVVLADADVGKAAAGCVAAAFANTGQMCIHIERVIVHEDVYDAFRSALVAATEALTLGQAYDYTVDVGSLASPAQLEAVTSHVASAVASGARVLTGGRARPDLGPLVHEPTVLEGVTADMPVCLEETFGPVISLYRVATDLDAIEKANEGRYGLSASIWSRDAARAEALAQRIRAGSVNVNDGAAAAAGSIEAGMGGMGDSGLGRRHGAEGMRKYTESQTVATQRLVPLGPPAGMAVERFVGLGNAQLRLLRRLRVR
- a CDS encoding AMP-dependent synthetase/ligase: MSTDTLTIRAEIEQEIAGLTLPAALARTVEAEGDRAAYSDKVGIDLSAGYAPGWRTVGWTGLREQALDVAGALMAAGVAAGDRVALMASNRIEHVVADVGVVHAAGVSMSVYNTLSPDQVAYVAGHAEPTLVVLESADHLARWERALAESTSIRTVVVIDAAPPEDDGRFVTWDAFLASGAAWRADHATELAERTAGISPDDPLTILYTSGTTGNPKGVVLTHHAVLYECVCSLRVASPTQRNEFISYLPFAHIAERTLGMYIPQVMGAHIHLIADPALLLGALGEVHPTRFFGVPRVWEKIRTGISAKLAAETDPEKKAQVEAALAIGLEHVEALQSGSSVSPELEARFRAADEGLLAFLRALLGLDRCEWAASAAAPMPLEVARFFAGLGMRIYDVYGMTETCAAVTSCGPDQFRLGTVGRALPGIEITLAEDGEILARGPVASKGYYKQPEATAALIDADGWVHTGDIGEIDADGFLKVVDRKKEMIITSSGKNIAPSNIENYLKESPIVGHALVFGEGRPYVVAVLTLDAEIAPLVGAQLGIPAGTSLAELAQHPAILAVAQQAVDAANDRLSRPEQVKAWELLPVEWTAESEELTPTLKLKRRVVHAKYADVLERLYS
- a CDS encoding DNA glycosylase AlkZ-like family protein, with protein sequence MPTTQSLSLAQARRIALAAQGFLDPAHSAPTLRTFDRTLARTGVLQVDSVNVLQRAHFMPLYSRMGPYDVQLLQRAASGRNRRVVEYWAHVQAFMPVELWPAMRHRMDDYRARRGKWFTVEEGDQLEAALLAEITDRGASTARELDDGLPRTKDHWGWNWSRTRRMLDYLYMTGELAIAGRNSQFEIRYDLPERVLPAAVLDAPAMTAAEAHVELVRRAARSHGVASANCLADYYRIRVGEARAAVDELVAAGELEPVEVQGWKRPAYLHTEARLPRRIGARSLLSPFDPVVWERDRAEALFDFFYRIEIYVPAEQRVHGYYVLPFLLGDRIVGRVDLKADRVSGRLLVQSAWSEPHAPAETAGELAAELERLAGWLGLSEVVVAPKGDLAPALIAEVSAPAAS